In Paenibacillus ihbetae, the following are encoded in one genomic region:
- a CDS encoding coiled-coil domain-containing protein encodes MIERLKTPILPFMLTMLLLFCFMFTPAVYSEQDAGPLMPDSEEARRILQDSLSIVEIDEEISRISSRIMELEALQDELQGKIGELELTIRDRRERAGAVLRSYYMGEREQLYYMLLSAKSLAGFFRVLDFYDLIIQNDRDVLTAYNRQYQELASSKAEAARNAAALVEVKDNLVRQRERVLALEKQVDSAVSASSNPEAMKKLIEEFTLYWENVGLYEVKRHFRALANAMENLPDFVQGSKNILKTNGKVYTINIHEDELNAFLRSEDELFNSFAFHFNDGKVIASGESGNLSLLIEGRYTVVDDPQNAIMFQVDKLVFNRIELPDTTRQALQEEFDMNFYPKQLVSFLKATEVSSANQRLMVTMELDL; translated from the coding sequence GCTTCTGTTGTTCTGTTTCATGTTTACTCCTGCGGTATACTCCGAGCAGGATGCCGGCCCCCTCATGCCGGACTCCGAAGAGGCGCGCCGGATCTTGCAGGATAGTCTGTCCATTGTCGAGATCGATGAGGAGATTTCCCGGATTTCGAGCCGGATTATGGAGCTTGAAGCATTGCAGGACGAGCTCCAGGGGAAAATCGGTGAATTGGAGCTGACGATTCGTGACCGCCGGGAACGCGCCGGAGCTGTGCTGCGCTCCTATTACATGGGCGAGCGCGAGCAGTTATATTACATGCTGTTATCCGCTAAAAGCTTGGCCGGCTTTTTCCGCGTGCTGGACTTTTACGATTTGATCATTCAAAATGACCGGGACGTATTAACGGCCTACAACCGCCAATACCAGGAGCTTGCCTCCTCCAAGGCTGAGGCTGCCCGGAATGCAGCTGCGCTTGTTGAAGTCAAGGATAATCTGGTCAGGCAGCGGGAACGAGTGCTTGCGCTGGAGAAGCAGGTCGACAGCGCCGTATCGGCCAGCAGCAACCCGGAAGCGATGAAAAAGCTGATTGAGGAGTTTACTTTATATTGGGAGAACGTCGGCCTCTACGAGGTGAAGCGCCATTTCCGGGCCCTGGCAAACGCAATGGAAAATCTTCCGGATTTCGTTCAGGGCAGCAAGAACATTTTGAAGACAAATGGGAAAGTGTATACGATCAACATTCATGAGGATGAGCTCAATGCTTTCCTTCGATCCGAGGATGAGCTCTTCAACTCGTTCGCCTTTCATTTCAACGACGGCAAGGTCATTGCATCCGGAGAAAGCGGCAATTTATCGCTCCTGATCGAAGGCCGGTACACGGTTGTCGATGATCCGCAGAACGCGATTATGTTCCAGGTCGACAAGCTTGTATTCAACCGGATCGAGCTTCCCGACACGACGCGCCAAGCGCTTCAGGAGGAATTCGACATGAATTTCTATCCGAAGCAGCTGGTGTCCTTTCTGAAAGCAACGGAGGTTTCCAGCGCCAATCAGAGGCTTATGGTCACAATGGAGCTGGATTTATAA
- a CDS encoding extracellular solute-binding protein has product MKRKKYWFLFAVLLLSLSSLSPSFDFTHYTKREPPGDEPVPPEQRPETPEADQGPIQVGVQLSGAELRKLNELNEQFMREYGAEVKIVPLESDDPDGEESLDAFMKQLSLGEGPDILLTDSHDIKALAVNGYLLPVDASQAVVPDGEALSGLLTPLQWNGYQWGLPFDIDPYVMVWNGHGKDGSSGEFPRSRKEWKQYFGVHTSGAVLSFDLGDPYAFAAAIHLMEGDPSKPDREALDLLLRGVRPASEITSDEQQEPGEGSEPSKEPGSLKIGPYSGFAGQDIDGRSLALAMGNDRPKSPVVRTRCLAVAAQTESSALAMKWITYMTGKEQQREWSKSAGTLPVLSELYVTSSHLLHDQGIWQKTAVPVQLLLAENEASVLDFGASGSFQTYAEAARNLLSGEITIEKYLELHPPESQ; this is encoded by the coding sequence ATGAAACGGAAAAAATATTGGTTCCTCTTTGCGGTCTTATTATTGTCTTTATCCAGTTTATCTCCCAGTTTCGACTTCACTCATTATACCAAACGTGAGCCGCCCGGAGATGAGCCGGTTCCGCCCGAACAGCGTCCGGAAACGCCGGAGGCTGACCAGGGCCCGATTCAGGTCGGGGTTCAGTTAAGCGGCGCCGAGCTGAGGAAGCTGAATGAACTGAATGAGCAGTTTATGCGAGAATACGGCGCCGAGGTTAAGATTGTTCCTCTGGAATCGGATGATCCGGACGGAGAGGAATCCCTGGATGCCTTTATGAAGCAGTTAAGCCTGGGAGAAGGGCCGGATATCCTTTTGACCGATTCACATGATATAAAAGCGCTTGCAGTGAATGGTTATTTGCTCCCGGTCGATGCCTCCCAAGCGGTTGTGCCGGACGGCGAGGCATTGAGCGGCCTGCTCACGCCCCTGCAGTGGAACGGATACCAATGGGGCCTGCCTTTCGACATCGACCCCTACGTCATGGTCTGGAACGGGCACGGGAAGGACGGATCCTCCGGGGAGTTTCCCCGAAGCCGGAAGGAATGGAAACAATATTTCGGCGTACATACATCCGGTGCGGTGCTATCCTTTGACTTAGGGGATCCCTATGCCTTTGCAGCCGCCATACACCTAATGGAAGGAGATCCGTCCAAGCCTGATCGGGAAGCCCTGGACTTGCTCCTTCGGGGCGTCAGACCGGCTTCGGAGATCACGAGCGACGAGCAGCAGGAGCCCGGGGAAGGATCAGAACCAAGCAAGGAGCCGGGGAGCCTTAAGATCGGGCCATATTCAGGCTTTGCCGGTCAGGATATTGACGGTCGGTCGCTTGCCTTGGCTATGGGGAACGATCGCCCCAAGTCGCCTGTCGTGCGAACGCGATGTCTTGCCGTCGCGGCACAGACGGAATCTTCCGCGCTCGCCATGAAATGGATAACCTATATGACGGGGAAAGAGCAGCAGCGCGAATGGAGCAAGTCGGCGGGGACGCTGCCTGTATTGTCGGAGCTTTACGTGACCAGCAGCCACTTGCTTCATGATCAAGGTATCTGGCAAAAGACGGCCGTACCGGTTCAACTGCTGCTTGCCGAGAACGAAGCTTCGGTGCTCGATTTTGGAGCGTCAGGAAGCTTCCAGACTTATGCCGAAGCGGCCCGGAACCTGCTGAGCGGCGAAATAACCATAGAGAAGTACCTAGAGCTGCATCCTCCTGAGTCACAATAG